In Gossypium arboreum isolate Shixiya-1 chromosome 6, ASM2569848v2, whole genome shotgun sequence, the following are encoded in one genomic region:
- the LOC128294087 gene encoding uncharacterized protein LOC128294087 isoform X4, with the protein MSTEAVKRSTTGALTVKQRKIDELKPSPALTAEPKKVISKSADMKDDMQKEAVNIAISAFEKNNVKKDVAEYIKKEFDKKYGPTWHCIVGSNFAMTKTGPNKTLLRSLGHRHFSDLTGTKAKRKYANNVSEYNTVLASLNAKRSKGNRRYDVIECDPLVRKGFEKTAKHMVIPYMSMLLAPQNWTGYVLKVLSLYSLFPDELCDTLAGLLASSPDESVVYQALNFALSSEVLEFLVQNLAICLL; encoded by the exons aTGAGTACTGAAGCAGTTAAGAGAAGCACCACCGGAGCTCTAACGGTGAAACAACGGAAAATCGATGAATTGAAGCCTTCTCCGGCGCTTACTGCAGAACCCAAGAAAGTTATCAGCAAAAGTGCCGACATGAAAGACGACATGCAAAAAGAGGCTGTCAATATCGCCATCTCC GCTTTCGAGAAGAACAATGTAAAGAAAGATGTAGCAGAGTACATTAAGAAAGAATTTGACAAGAAATATGGACCTACTTGGCACTGCATTGTTGGTAGCAATTTTG CAATGACAAAAACAGGTCCCAACAAGACTCTGCTTCGTTCACTGGGTCATCGCCATTTTTCAGATTTAACTGGAACAAAAGCCAAACGAAAGTATGCTAACAATGTCTCTGAGTACAACACTGTCCTCGCTTCTCTCAATGCCAAACGAAG CAAAGGCAATAGAAGATATGATGTTATTGAATGTGATCCACTAGTTCGCAAAGGATTTGAGAAAACT GCTAAGCACATGGTTATTCCTTATATGTCGATGTTACTGGCTCCACAAAACTGGACAGGGTATGTACTCAAGGTCCTATCTTTGTACAGTTTATTCCCTGATGAACTTTGTGATACTTTGGCAG GTTTATTGGCATCTTCTCCTGATGAGAGTGTAGTTTATCAAGCTTTAAACTTTGCGTTGTCCTCCGAGGTATTAGAATTCCTAGTTCAAAACTTAGCAATTTGTCTTTTATAA
- the LOC128294087 gene encoding uncharacterized protein LOC128294087 isoform X1 has product MSTEAVKRSTTGALTVKQRKIDELKPSPALTAEPKKVISKSADMKDDMQKEAVNIAISAFEKNNVKKDVAEYIKKEFDKKYGPTWHCIVGSNFAMTKTGPNKTLLRSLGHRHFSDLTGTKAKRKYANNVSEYNTVLASLNAKRSKGNRRYDVIECDPLVRKGFEKTAKHMVIPYMSMLLAPQNWTGYVLKVLSLYSLFPDELCDTLAGMTNVLICFYHHMYSNCFYQGLLASSPDESVVYQALNFALSSEVLEFLVQNLAICLL; this is encoded by the exons aTGAGTACTGAAGCAGTTAAGAGAAGCACCACCGGAGCTCTAACGGTGAAACAACGGAAAATCGATGAATTGAAGCCTTCTCCGGCGCTTACTGCAGAACCCAAGAAAGTTATCAGCAAAAGTGCCGACATGAAAGACGACATGCAAAAAGAGGCTGTCAATATCGCCATCTCC GCTTTCGAGAAGAACAATGTAAAGAAAGATGTAGCAGAGTACATTAAGAAAGAATTTGACAAGAAATATGGACCTACTTGGCACTGCATTGTTGGTAGCAATTTTG CAATGACAAAAACAGGTCCCAACAAGACTCTGCTTCGTTCACTGGGTCATCGCCATTTTTCAGATTTAACTGGAACAAAAGCCAAACGAAAGTATGCTAACAATGTCTCTGAGTACAACACTGTCCTCGCTTCTCTCAATGCCAAACGAAG CAAAGGCAATAGAAGATATGATGTTATTGAATGTGATCCACTAGTTCGCAAAGGATTTGAGAAAACT GCTAAGCACATGGTTATTCCTTATATGTCGATGTTACTGGCTCCACAAAACTGGACAGGGTATGTACTCAAGGTCCTATCTTTGTACAGTTTATTCCCTGATGAACTTTGTGATACTTTGGCAGGTATGACCAATGTGCTTATTTGTTTTTACCATCATATGTACTCAAACTGTTTTTACCAAG GTTTATTGGCATCTTCTCCTGATGAGAGTGTAGTTTATCAAGCTTTAAACTTTGCGTTGTCCTCCGAGGTATTAGAATTCCTAGTTCAAAACTTAGCAATTTGTCTTTTATAA
- the LOC128294087 gene encoding uncharacterized protein LOC128294087 isoform X7 encodes MSTEAVKRSTTGALTVKQRKIDELKPSPALTAEPKKVISKSADMKDDMQKEAVNIAISAFEKNNVKKDVAEYIKKEFDKKYGPTWHCIVGSNFAMTKTGPNKTLLRSLGHRHFSDLTGTKAKRKYANNVSEYNTVLASLNAKRSKGNRRYDVIECDPLVRKGFEKTAKHMVIPYMSMLLAPQNWTGFIGIFS; translated from the exons aTGAGTACTGAAGCAGTTAAGAGAAGCACCACCGGAGCTCTAACGGTGAAACAACGGAAAATCGATGAATTGAAGCCTTCTCCGGCGCTTACTGCAGAACCCAAGAAAGTTATCAGCAAAAGTGCCGACATGAAAGACGACATGCAAAAAGAGGCTGTCAATATCGCCATCTCC GCTTTCGAGAAGAACAATGTAAAGAAAGATGTAGCAGAGTACATTAAGAAAGAATTTGACAAGAAATATGGACCTACTTGGCACTGCATTGTTGGTAGCAATTTTG CAATGACAAAAACAGGTCCCAACAAGACTCTGCTTCGTTCACTGGGTCATCGCCATTTTTCAGATTTAACTGGAACAAAAGCCAAACGAAAGTATGCTAACAATGTCTCTGAGTACAACACTGTCCTCGCTTCTCTCAATGCCAAACGAAG CAAAGGCAATAGAAGATATGATGTTATTGAATGTGATCCACTAGTTCGCAAAGGATTTGAGAAAACT GCTAAGCACATGGTTATTCCTTATATGTCGATGTTACTGGCTCCACAAAACTGGACAGG GTTTATTGGCATCTTCTCCTGA
- the LOC128294087 gene encoding DNA-directed RNA polymerase 2, chloroplastic/mitochondrial-like isoform X2: MSTEAVKRSTTGALTVKQRKIDELKPSPALTAEPKKVISKSADMKDDMQKEAVNIAISAFEKNNVKKDVAEYIKKEFDKKYGPTWHCIVGSNFGPNKTLLRSLGHRHFSDLTGTKAKRKYANNVSEYNTVLASLNAKRSKGNRRYDVIECDPLVRKGFEKTAKHMVIPYMSMLLAPQNWTGYVLKVLSLYSLFPDELCDTLAGMTNVLICFYHHMYSNCFYQGLLASSPDESVVYQALNFALSSEVLEFLVQNLAICLL; this comes from the exons aTGAGTACTGAAGCAGTTAAGAGAAGCACCACCGGAGCTCTAACGGTGAAACAACGGAAAATCGATGAATTGAAGCCTTCTCCGGCGCTTACTGCAGAACCCAAGAAAGTTATCAGCAAAAGTGCCGACATGAAAGACGACATGCAAAAAGAGGCTGTCAATATCGCCATCTCC GCTTTCGAGAAGAACAATGTAAAGAAAGATGTAGCAGAGTACATTAAGAAAGAATTTGACAAGAAATATGGACCTACTTGGCACTGCATTGTTGGTAGCAATTTTG GTCCCAACAAGACTCTGCTTCGTTCACTGGGTCATCGCCATTTTTCAGATTTAACTGGAACAAAAGCCAAACGAAAGTATGCTAACAATGTCTCTGAGTACAACACTGTCCTCGCTTCTCTCAATGCCAAACGAAG CAAAGGCAATAGAAGATATGATGTTATTGAATGTGATCCACTAGTTCGCAAAGGATTTGAGAAAACT GCTAAGCACATGGTTATTCCTTATATGTCGATGTTACTGGCTCCACAAAACTGGACAGGGTATGTACTCAAGGTCCTATCTTTGTACAGTTTATTCCCTGATGAACTTTGTGATACTTTGGCAGGTATGACCAATGTGCTTATTTGTTTTTACCATCATATGTACTCAAACTGTTTTTACCAAG GTTTATTGGCATCTTCTCCTGATGAGAGTGTAGTTTATCAAGCTTTAAACTTTGCGTTGTCCTCCGAGGTATTAGAATTCCTAGTTCAAAACTTAGCAATTTGTCTTTTATAA
- the LOC128294087 gene encoding DNA-directed RNA polymerase 2, chloroplastic/mitochondrial-like isoform X8: MSTEAVKRSTTGALTVKQRKIDELKPSPALTAEPKKVISKSADMKDDMQKEAVNIAISAFEKNNVKKDVAEYIKKEFDKKYGPTWHCIVGSNFGPNKTLLRSLGHRHFSDLTGTKAKRKYANNVSEYNTVLASLNAKRSKGNRRYDVIECDPLVRKGFEKTAKHMVIPYMSMLLAPQNWTGFIGIFS; the protein is encoded by the exons aTGAGTACTGAAGCAGTTAAGAGAAGCACCACCGGAGCTCTAACGGTGAAACAACGGAAAATCGATGAATTGAAGCCTTCTCCGGCGCTTACTGCAGAACCCAAGAAAGTTATCAGCAAAAGTGCCGACATGAAAGACGACATGCAAAAAGAGGCTGTCAATATCGCCATCTCC GCTTTCGAGAAGAACAATGTAAAGAAAGATGTAGCAGAGTACATTAAGAAAGAATTTGACAAGAAATATGGACCTACTTGGCACTGCATTGTTGGTAGCAATTTTG GTCCCAACAAGACTCTGCTTCGTTCACTGGGTCATCGCCATTTTTCAGATTTAACTGGAACAAAAGCCAAACGAAAGTATGCTAACAATGTCTCTGAGTACAACACTGTCCTCGCTTCTCTCAATGCCAAACGAAG CAAAGGCAATAGAAGATATGATGTTATTGAATGTGATCCACTAGTTCGCAAAGGATTTGAGAAAACT GCTAAGCACATGGTTATTCCTTATATGTCGATGTTACTGGCTCCACAAAACTGGACAGG GTTTATTGGCATCTTCTCCTGA
- the LOC128294087 gene encoding uncharacterized protein LOC128294087 isoform X3, translating to MSTEAVKRSTTGALTVKQRKIDELKPSPALTAEPKKVISKSADMKDDMQKEAAFEKNNVKKDVAEYIKKEFDKKYGPTWHCIVGSNFAMTKTGPNKTLLRSLGHRHFSDLTGTKAKRKYANNVSEYNTVLASLNAKRSKGNRRYDVIECDPLVRKGFEKTAKHMVIPYMSMLLAPQNWTGYVLKVLSLYSLFPDELCDTLAGMTNVLICFYHHMYSNCFYQGLLASSPDESVVYQALNFALSSEVLEFLVQNLAICLL from the exons aTGAGTACTGAAGCAGTTAAGAGAAGCACCACCGGAGCTCTAACGGTGAAACAACGGAAAATCGATGAATTGAAGCCTTCTCCGGCGCTTACTGCAGAACCCAAGAAAGTTATCAGCAAAAGTGCCGACATGAAAGACGACATGCAAAAAGAGGCT GCTTTCGAGAAGAACAATGTAAAGAAAGATGTAGCAGAGTACATTAAGAAAGAATTTGACAAGAAATATGGACCTACTTGGCACTGCATTGTTGGTAGCAATTTTG CAATGACAAAAACAGGTCCCAACAAGACTCTGCTTCGTTCACTGGGTCATCGCCATTTTTCAGATTTAACTGGAACAAAAGCCAAACGAAAGTATGCTAACAATGTCTCTGAGTACAACACTGTCCTCGCTTCTCTCAATGCCAAACGAAG CAAAGGCAATAGAAGATATGATGTTATTGAATGTGATCCACTAGTTCGCAAAGGATTTGAGAAAACT GCTAAGCACATGGTTATTCCTTATATGTCGATGTTACTGGCTCCACAAAACTGGACAGGGTATGTACTCAAGGTCCTATCTTTGTACAGTTTATTCCCTGATGAACTTTGTGATACTTTGGCAGGTATGACCAATGTGCTTATTTGTTTTTACCATCATATGTACTCAAACTGTTTTTACCAAG GTTTATTGGCATCTTCTCCTGATGAGAGTGTAGTTTATCAAGCTTTAAACTTTGCGTTGTCCTCCGAGGTATTAGAATTCCTAGTTCAAAACTTAGCAATTTGTCTTTTATAA
- the LOC128294087 gene encoding uncharacterized protein LOC128294087 isoform X5 has protein sequence MSTEAVKRSTTGALTVKQRKIDELKPSPALTAEPKKVISKSADMKDDMQKEAVNIAISAFEKNNVKKDVAEYIKKEFDKKYGPTWHCIVGSNFAMTKTGPNKTLLRSLGHRHFSDLTGTKAKRKYANNVSEYNTVLASLNAKRSKGNRRYDVIECDPLVRKGFEKTAKHMVIPYMSMLLAPQNWTGYDQCAYLFLPSYVLKLFLPRFIGIFS, from the exons aTGAGTACTGAAGCAGTTAAGAGAAGCACCACCGGAGCTCTAACGGTGAAACAACGGAAAATCGATGAATTGAAGCCTTCTCCGGCGCTTACTGCAGAACCCAAGAAAGTTATCAGCAAAAGTGCCGACATGAAAGACGACATGCAAAAAGAGGCTGTCAATATCGCCATCTCC GCTTTCGAGAAGAACAATGTAAAGAAAGATGTAGCAGAGTACATTAAGAAAGAATTTGACAAGAAATATGGACCTACTTGGCACTGCATTGTTGGTAGCAATTTTG CAATGACAAAAACAGGTCCCAACAAGACTCTGCTTCGTTCACTGGGTCATCGCCATTTTTCAGATTTAACTGGAACAAAAGCCAAACGAAAGTATGCTAACAATGTCTCTGAGTACAACACTGTCCTCGCTTCTCTCAATGCCAAACGAAG CAAAGGCAATAGAAGATATGATGTTATTGAATGTGATCCACTAGTTCGCAAAGGATTTGAGAAAACT GCTAAGCACATGGTTATTCCTTATATGTCGATGTTACTGGCTCCACAAAACTGGACAGG GTATGACCAATGTGCTTATTTGTTTTTACCATCATATGTACTCAAACTGTTTTTACCAAG GTTTATTGGCATCTTCTCCTGA
- the LOC128294087 gene encoding uncharacterized protein LOC128294087 isoform X6 encodes MSTEAVKRSTTGALTVKQRKIDELKPSPALTAEPKKVISKSADMKDDMQKEAVNIAISAFEKNNVKKDVAEYIKKEFDKKYGPTWHCIVGSNFAMTKTGPNKTLLRSLGHRHFSDLTGTKAKRKYANNVSEYNTVLASLNAKRSKGNRRYDVIECDPLVRKGFEKTAKHMVIPYMSMLLAPQNWTGYDQCAYLFLPSYVLKLFLPRFR; translated from the exons aTGAGTACTGAAGCAGTTAAGAGAAGCACCACCGGAGCTCTAACGGTGAAACAACGGAAAATCGATGAATTGAAGCCTTCTCCGGCGCTTACTGCAGAACCCAAGAAAGTTATCAGCAAAAGTGCCGACATGAAAGACGACATGCAAAAAGAGGCTGTCAATATCGCCATCTCC GCTTTCGAGAAGAACAATGTAAAGAAAGATGTAGCAGAGTACATTAAGAAAGAATTTGACAAGAAATATGGACCTACTTGGCACTGCATTGTTGGTAGCAATTTTG CAATGACAAAAACAGGTCCCAACAAGACTCTGCTTCGTTCACTGGGTCATCGCCATTTTTCAGATTTAACTGGAACAAAAGCCAAACGAAAGTATGCTAACAATGTCTCTGAGTACAACACTGTCCTCGCTTCTCTCAATGCCAAACGAAG CAAAGGCAATAGAAGATATGATGTTATTGAATGTGATCCACTAGTTCGCAAAGGATTTGAGAAAACT GCTAAGCACATGGTTATTCCTTATATGTCGATGTTACTGGCTCCACAAAACTGGACAGG GTATGACCAATGTGCTTATTTGTTTTTACCATCATATGTACTCAAACTGTTTTTACCAAG GTTTAGGTAA
- the LOC108482320 gene encoding cytochrome P450 CYP82D47-like, which translates to MELFNIPYLSYYLVLIAITTLFFYTKLKRSNGKAAPEAGGAWPIIGHLPLLGKPVAAHVTLGALADKLGPAFMIRLGVHPALVVSSREVAKEIFTTNDMAVSSRSKMAAAEHMGYNYAMFGFSPYGQYWREMRKITMLEVLSNHRIDQLKKVFVSEIEGSIKDLYKFWVKEKDGESGLAFVEMKKRFLDLTLNVILRTVAGKRYSGVGKEEQQVVSRYRKALRDFFYLSGIFVIGDAIPFLRKLDLGGYEKWMKKTAQELDDIAEGWLNDHRREGYWDESKKEKDFMDVMNSVLKGADLAGYDADTINKATSLQMILAGSDTTTVTLIWALSLLLNKPHLLKKAQEELDIHVSKDRFVQESDISKLVFIQAIIKETLRMYPPAPLSAPRELNESCTIGGYEIPKGTRLIINLHKIQRDPKVWSEPSEFMPERFLTTYKDVDVRGQHFELMPFGSGRRSCPGTSFALQMLHLTLSNFLHAFEFSTPDKGLIDLTGTVGLTDMKSTPLETVISPRLAPELYI; encoded by the exons ATGGAACTTTTCAATATCCCATATCTTAGTTACTATCTTGTGTTGATTGCCATCACAACATTGTTTTTCTACACTAAGCTCAAAAGATCCAATGGCAAAGCTGCACCGGAAGCAGGTGGTGCATGGCCAATAATCGGTCACCTCCCGTTGCTAGGGAAACCTGTGGCCGCTCATGTAACGTTGGGAGCCTTGGCTGATAAACTTGGACCGGCCTTCATGATCCGGTTAGGTGTTCATCCGGCCTTGGTGGTGAGTTCACGAGAAGTAGCTAAGGAAATTTTCACCACCAACGACATGGCCGTTTCATCACGGTCCAAAATGGCAGCAGCGGAACACATGGGATACAATTATGCCATGTTTGGGTTCTCTCCTTATGGACAGTATTGGCGTGAAATGCGTAAGATAACAATGTTAGAGGTGTTATCGAACCATAGGATTGATCAGTTGAAAAAAGTTTTTGTATCCGAAATAGAAGGTTCGATAAAAGATCTATACAAGTTTTGGGTTAAGGAAAAGGATGGTGAATCGGGTTTAGCTTTCGTTGAGATGAAGAAACGGTTCTTGGACTTGACGTTGAACGTTATTCTTAGGACCGTTGCTGGGAAGAGGTATTCGGGTGTCGGTAAAGAAGAGCAACAAGTGGTGTCACGGTACCGTAAGGCCTTGAGGGATTTTTTTTACTTGTCGGGCATATTTGTGATAGGCGATGCCATTCCTTTCCTTCGAAAGCTTGATTTGGGGGGATACGAGAAATGGATGAAGAAAACGGCACAAGAGTTGGATGATATCGCCGAGGGATGGTTGAATGATCATAGGAGGGAAGGATATTGGGATGAAAGTAAAAAGGAGAAGGATTTCATGGATGTTATGAACTCTGTTCTTAAAGGTGCTGACCTTGCTGGTTACGATGCCGATACCATAAACAAAGCCACTTCTTTG CAAATGATTTTAGCTGGAAGTGACACGACAACAGTTACGTTAATTTGGGCACTTTCATTGTTGCTAAACAAACCTCATCTACTCAAAAAGGCTCAAGAGGAATTAGACATCCATGTAAGCAAGGACAGGTTTGTGCAAGAATCAGACATAAGTAAATTAGTCTTCATCCAAGCCATAATTAAGGAGACATTGAGAATGTACCCTCCAGCACCATTATCAGCACCCCGTGAACTCAATGAAAGTTGTACCATTGGTGGCTACGAAATCCCCAAAGGCACTCGGCTAATCATCAACCTACATAAGATCCAAAGAGACCCTAAAGTATGGTCTGAACCGTCAGAATTCATGCCAGAGAGATTTCTTACGACATACAAAGATGTTGATGTTAGGGGTCAACATTTTGAACTGATGCCCTTTGGTAGTGGGAGGAGAAGTTGCCCTGGAACATCTTTTGCACTTCAAATGTTGCATTTGACGTTGTCGAATTTCTTACATGCATTCGAGTTTTCGACACCGGACAAAGGCTTGATCGACTTGACTGGCACTGTCGGATTGACCGACATGAAATCTACACCGCTTGAAACAGTCATCTCACCACGCCTTGCCCCTGAACTTTATATATGA
- the LOC108481807 gene encoding cytochrome P450 CYP82D47-like, whose product MDYSHSLTATSAVAIIAFPLLFLFCFLWISRRNTNSKKTAPEAGGAWPIIGHLRLLGGSQPPHISLANMADKYGRIFSIKLGVHRALVVSDWEIAKACLTTNDKAFASRPKLASSELLGNNSAMLGFAPYGPYWRQIRKVATIELLSNHRLELLKHVRKSEVKTSLQQLYQLWNKKRSANSDKVLVEMKGWFKEVTLNVIMKMIVGKRIPNSKRFRQGENLKWRKSMDDFFVLSGKFLISDALPFLRFLDIGGDIKFMKKTTKELDQVVEGWLREHKQKRAENKANGEEDFMGVMLSILSEAEEHHADTINKINCLGILLGAEDTTSITLTWALSLLLNNRDKLSKVQQELDVHIGKDRLLLTESDTKNLVYLQSIIKETLRLYPPAPLSVIHEAIEDCTVNGYHVSAGTWLIMNLHKIHHDPLIWANPFEFQPERFITTHKDIDVRGQNFKLVPFGSGRRMCPGVSFALHVLQLTLANVLHWFEFETPSGIAVDMREGLGLTGSKATPLEVHITPRLPAFVYNSTNSISAYPG is encoded by the exons ATGGATTATTCCCATTCACTCACAGCAACTTCAGCTGTTGCAATCATTGCTTTTCCACTACTATTTCTTTTCTGTTTTCTATGGATATCAAGAAGAAACACAAACTCGAAGAAAACAGCACCAGAAGCTGGTGGAGCATGGCCTATTATTGGTCATCTACGCCTCTTAGGAGGGTCACAACCACCTCACATAAGCTTGGCTAACATGGCTGACAAATACGGAAGAATCTTCAGTATCAAGTTGGGTGTGCATAGAGCTTTGGTGGTGAGCGACTGGGAGATTGCTAAAGCATGTCTCACCACAAATGATAAAGCGTTTGCCTCTCGTCCAAAACTTGCAAGCTCGGAACTTTTGGGTAACAACAGTGCCATGTTAGGCTTTGCACCATATGGACCTTATTGGCGTCAAATACGCAAGGTTGCCACTATTGAGCTCCTCTCAAATCACCGACTCGAATTACTTAAACATGTAAGGAAATCCGAGGTGAAGACATCTCTGCAACAGTTGTACCAGCTGTGGAACAAGAAGAGAAGTGCTAACTCCGATAAAGTATTGGTGGAGATGAAGGGATGGTTCAAAGAAGTTACTCTGAACGTGATTATGAAGATGATTGTAGGGAAGCGAATTCCAAATTCCA aaAGGTTTCGACAAGGTGAAAACTTGAAATGGAGGAAATCGATGGATGACTTCTTTGTACTAAGTGGAAAGTTCTTAATATCAGATGCTTTGCCGTTTCTGAGATTCCTGGACATAGGTGGAGACATCAAGTTCATGAAGAAGACAACGAAAGAATTGGACCAAGTTGTGGAGGGATGGCTAAGAGAGCACAAGCAGAAGAGAGCTGAAAATAAGGCGAATGGTGAGGAAGATTTCATGGGAGTGATGCTGTCTATTCTCAGTGAGGCAGAGGAACACCATGCTGATACAATCAACAAAATCAATTGTCTC GGAATTCTCTTAGGCGCGGAGGATACTACATCCATCACATTGACATGGGCCTTATCTTTACTACTCAATAATCGTGACAAATTGAGTAAAGTCCAACAAGAACTAGATGTCCACATTGGTAAGGATAGACTACTTCTGACCGAATCAGACACAAAAAACTTAGTGTATCTTCAATCCATCATTAAAGAAACTCTACGACTATATCCTCCTGCTCCACTCTCTGTGATCCATGAAGCCATTGAAGATTGCACGGTTAATGGATACCATGTTTCAGCTGGCACCTGGCTTATTATGAATCTTCATAAGATTCATCATGATCCACTTATATGGGCAAACCCTTTTGAATTTCAACCTGAAAGATTTATAACTACCCACAAAGACATCGATGTGAGGGGACAGAATTTTAAACTAGTTCCATTTGGAAGTGGTAGAAGAATGTGCCCCGGAGTTTCATTTGCACTTCATGTTTTACAGCTTACGTTGGCTAATGTGTTACACTGGTTTGAGTTTGAAACCCCATCAGGCATAGCAGTCGATATGCGTGAAGGACTTGGGTTAACGGGTTCTAAAGCAACTCCATTAGAAGTTCATATAACTCCTCGCCTTCCTGCTTTTGTTTACAATTCCACTAACTCCATTAGCGCTTACCCTGGGTAA
- the LOC108481809 gene encoding cytochrome P450 CYP82D47-like: MDYLHSLTATSTVAIIAFPLLFLFSFLWISGRNTNSRKTAPEAGGAWPIIGHLRLLGGSQPPHMSLANMADKYGRIFSIKLGVHRALVVSNWEIAKECLTINDKAFASRPKLACSEIMAYNSAMIGFAPYGPYWRQVRKIVTIELLSNHRLELLKPVRESEVKTSLQQLYQLWNKKRSANSDKVLVEMKGWFKEVTLNVIMRMIVGKRIPNSSEGGENLKWRKSMDDLFVLSGKFLISDALPFLRFLDIGGDIKFMKKTAKELDQVVEGWLREHKQKRAENKANSEEDFMGLMLSILSDAEELHADTITKANSLAIIIAAADTTSVTLTWALSLLLNNRDTLSRFQQELDVKVDKGRLIVTESDTKNLVYFQSIIKETLRLYPAGPLSIIHEAIEDCTVNGYHVSAGTWLIMNLHKIHRDPLIWANPSKFQPERFMTTHKDVDVRGQNFELIPFGSGRRMCPGLSFALQNLSLILANVLHWFEFETSLDEAVDMREAPGLTSSKATPLEVYVTPRLHAFVYNSFN, from the exons ATGGATTATCTCCATTCACTCACAGCAACTTCAACTGTTGCAATCATTGCTTTTCCactactttttcttttctcttttctatgGATCTCAGGAAGAAACACAAACTCGAGGAAAACAGCACCAGAAGCTGGAGGAGCATGGCCTATTATTGGTCATCTACGCCTCTTAGGAGGGTCACAACCACCTCACATGAGCTTGGCTAACATGGCTGACAAATATGGAAGAATCTTCAGTATCAAGTTGGGTGTGCATAGAGCTTTGGTGGTGAGCAATTGGGAGATTGCTAAAGAATGTCTCACCATAAATGATAAGGCATTCGCCTCTCGTCCAAAGCTTGCATGCTCGGAAATTATGGCTTACAACAGTGCCATGATTGGCTTTGCGCCATATGGACCTTATTGGCGTCAAGTGCGTAAGATTGTCACCATTGAGCTCCTCTCAAATCACCGACTTGAATTGCTTAAACCTGTGAGGGAATCCGAGGTGAAGACATCTCTGCAACAGTTGTACCAGCTGTGGAACAAGAAGAGAAGCGCTAACTCCGATAAAGTATTGGTGGAGATGAAGGGATGGTTCAAAGAAGTTACTCTGAACGTGATTATGAGGATGATTGTAGGGAAGCGAATTCCAAATTCCAGTGAAGGAGGTGAAAACTTGAAATGGAGGAAATCGATGGATGACTTATTTGTACTAAGTGGAAAGTTCTTAATATCAGATGCTTTGCCGTTTCTGAGATTCCTGGACATAGGTGGAGACATCAAGTTCATGAAGAAGACAGCGAAAGAATTGGACCAAGTTGTGGAGGGATGGCTTCGAGAGCACAAGCAGAAGAGAGCTGAAAATAAGGCAAATAGTGAGGAAGATTTCATGGGATTGATGCTGTCTATTCTCAGTGATGCGGAGGAACTCCATGCTGATACAATCACTAAAGCCAACAGTCTC GCTATCATCATAGCGGCGGCGGATACAACGTCAGTTACTCTGACATGGGCTTTGTCTCTGTTACTCAATAATCGTGACACATTAAGTAGGTTCCAACAAGAACTAGATGTTAAGGTTGATAAGGGTAGGTTGATAGTGACGGAATCAGACACCAAAAACTTAGTGTACTTTCAATCTATTATTAAGGAAACGCTACGCTTATACCCTGCTGGTCCACTATCCATAATCCATGAAGCCATTGAAGACTGCACAGTTAATGGGTATCATGTTTCAGCTGGCACTTGGCTTATTATGAATCTTCATAAGATTCATCGTGATCCACTTATATGGGCAAATCCCTCTAAATTTCAACCTGAAAGATTTATGACCACACATAAAGATGTTGATGTGAGGGGACAAAATTTTGAATTGATTCCATTTGGAAGTGGTAGAAGAATGTGTCCCGGACTTTCATTTGCGCTTCAAAATTTGTCACTTATATTAGCTAATGTGTTACATTGGTTTGAATTTGAGACCTCGTTAGATGAAGCCGTTGATATGCGTGAAGCACCTGGCCTGACGAGTTCTAAGGCAACTCCATTAGAAGTTTATGTAACTCCTCGCCTTCATGCTTTTGTTTACAATTCCTTTAACTAA